Proteins from one Embleya scabrispora genomic window:
- a CDS encoding metal-sensitive transcriptional regulator, producing the protein MDRWETAARTRETTVEQDPQTPDTKATPGTSGHETSGHGYSGRKDEHLKRLRRVEGQIRGLQRMVSEDEYCIDILTQVSAATKALQSFALSLLEEHLGHCVANAVEKGGPEAEEKVKEASQAIARLVRS; encoded by the coding sequence ATGGACAGGTGGGAAACGGCCGCACGGACACGGGAGACGACGGTGGAACAGGATCCGCAGACACCGGACACGAAAGCGACACCCGGCACATCGGGGCACGAGACCTCGGGACACGGCTACAGCGGGCGCAAGGACGAGCACCTGAAGCGGCTGCGTCGGGTCGAGGGGCAGATCCGCGGGTTGCAGCGCATGGTCTCCGAGGACGAATACTGCATCGACATCCTCACCCAGGTCTCGGCGGCGACCAAGGCGCTGCAGTCCTTCGCGCTCAGCCTGCTGGAGGAACACCTCGGGCACTGCGTGGCGAACGCGGTGGAAAAGGGCGGTCCGGAGGCGGAGGAGAAGGTTAAGGAGGCGTCCCAGGCGATCGCACGCCTGGTGCGCTCCTGA
- a CDS encoding sugar phosphate nucleotidyltransferase — MIGLVLAAGAGRRLRPHTDTLPKALVPVGAPGAPDSERSILEVTLSHYAAVGLTEAAIVIGYCGDAIRDRQGLLERRYGLKLHLVDNDKAEEWNNAYSLWCARDHLADGVLLANGDTLHPLSVQETMLAARGGDKGIILALDTAKPLADEEMKVTLGDDGRMRRITKLMDPAEAAGEYIGVTLIEGHAAPALVDALRATFERDPQLYYEDGYQELVNRGGRVDVQPIGAPDTRVPWTEIDTTEDLTVAREIACRY, encoded by the coding sequence ATGATCGGCCTCGTTCTCGCCGCCGGCGCCGGCCGCCGGCTGCGCCCGCATACCGACACGCTGCCCAAGGCCCTGGTGCCGGTGGGCGCGCCCGGTGCGCCGGACAGCGAGCGGTCGATCCTGGAGGTCACCCTCTCCCACTACGCCGCGGTCGGCCTGACCGAGGCCGCGATCGTGATCGGCTACTGCGGCGACGCGATCCGCGACCGGCAGGGCCTGCTGGAGCGCCGCTACGGACTGAAGCTGCACCTGGTCGACAACGACAAGGCCGAGGAGTGGAACAACGCCTACTCCCTGTGGTGCGCCCGCGACCACCTCGCCGACGGCGTGCTGCTCGCCAACGGCGACACGCTGCACCCGCTCTCGGTGCAGGAGACCATGCTGGCCGCGCGCGGCGGCGACAAGGGCATCATCCTGGCCCTGGACACCGCCAAGCCGCTCGCCGACGAGGAAATGAAGGTCACCCTCGGCGACGACGGCCGGATGCGCCGGATCACCAAGCTGATGGACCCGGCCGAGGCGGCCGGCGAGTACATCGGCGTCACGCTGATCGAGGGCCACGCCGCGCCCGCGCTGGTCGACGCGCTCCGGGCCACCTTCGAACGCGACCCGCAGCTGTACTACGAGGACGGCTACCAGGAACTGGTGAACCGCGGCGGCCGGGTCGACGTGCAGCCGATCGGCGCGCCCGACACCCGGGTGCCGTGGACCGAGATCGACACCACCGAGGACCTGACGGTCGCCCGGGAGATCGCGTGCCGGTACTGA
- a CDS encoding glycosyltransferase family 2 protein — MGDRPRELERLLRSVADQDGEPMAVVVVANGGPLPELPEGAVGIALPKNVGIPAGRNVGTDGLPADTDVVLFLDDDGRLGGTDAGRLLREAFAANPRLGIVSFRIVDPESGETQRRHVPRIRVGDPLRSGPVTTFLGGASAVRAAVLREVGGLPDDFFYAHEETDLAWRALDAGWEIEYRADIVLEHPRTSPARHAAFFRMNARNRVYLARRNLPWPIVPAYLGTWVVLTAARRPSRENAQAWLAGFREGWKTPSGPRRPMSWRTVWRMTKLGRPPVI; from the coding sequence ATGGGCGATCGCCCGCGGGAACTGGAGCGCCTGCTGCGCTCGGTCGCCGACCAGGACGGCGAGCCGATGGCGGTGGTCGTGGTCGCCAACGGCGGGCCGCTGCCGGAGTTGCCCGAGGGCGCGGTGGGCATCGCCCTGCCGAAGAACGTGGGCATCCCCGCCGGCCGCAACGTCGGCACCGACGGCCTGCCCGCCGACACCGACGTGGTGCTCTTCCTCGACGACGACGGCCGGCTCGGCGGCACCGACGCCGGCCGCCTGCTGCGCGAGGCGTTCGCGGCCAACCCGCGCCTGGGCATCGTCTCGTTCCGGATCGTGGATCCGGAGAGCGGCGAGACCCAGCGCCGGCACGTGCCCCGGATCCGGGTCGGCGACCCGCTGCGCTCGGGCCCGGTGACGACGTTCCTGGGCGGCGCGAGCGCGGTGCGTGCCGCGGTGCTGCGCGAGGTCGGCGGGCTGCCCGACGACTTCTTCTACGCGCACGAGGAGACCGACCTGGCCTGGCGCGCGCTCGACGCGGGCTGGGAGATCGAGTACCGCGCCGACATCGTGCTGGAGCACCCCAGGACCAGCCCGGCCCGGCACGCGGCCTTCTTCCGGATGAACGCGCGCAACCGCGTCTACCTGGCCCGACGCAACCTGCCCTGGCCGATCGTGCCCGCCTATCTGGGCACCTGGGTGGTACTCACCGCCGCCCGCAGGCCGTCCAGGGAGAACGCCCAGGCGTGGCTCGCGGGCTTCCGCGAAGGCTGGAAGACCCCCAGCGGCCCGCGCCGACCGATGTCCTGGCGAACGGTCTGGCGCATGACCAAACTCGGCCGCCCGCCCGTGATCTGA
- a CDS encoding DUF5941 domain-containing protein, which translates to MPEIEVAAPDALRAALAAGEDRITLVDARFVGHRHALRLVIADTRFPAAHVPGVLAVEGEARAEAARIAAGLDRPAADACVPDLIAERLVAAGVSLREVPLGELLAEVPRDEDARARAVAAVAAVDDERIRLASAVKARDGFFTTFAVSTWSRYLARWCARRGLTPNQVTVASLLVALAAAAGAATGTRAGYIGAALGLYFSFVLDCTDGQLARYAVSYSRIGSWLDATFDRAKEYAVYAGLALGAARHDDDVWTLALVAMVVMTTRHIVDFAFNETRRGIGGGGDDDGADGGAGAKLSGKLNTVGWTVWARRMIILPIGERWALIALLTATTTPRITFVVLITGCVLAACYTSLGRVLRSLPRRTPAAPQVGEHLAALADSGPIAELVARLRPRVPAPAAALLGTAALLAVLLAGGAGEWWGLAGAGVYALCAGAAIGRPLVRRLDWVVPPIFRAAEYAAITILAAQVVPTAVAAAFGLVAATAYHHYDTVYRLRGGYGAPPRALVWAVLGHEGRVLLVTVLAAAGSNTLRTGLIVTAGVLAAIVLAESVAFWVRGARPDIDDATPVGPAPSASAPSYRPLEAVVAAAPDRTGDLS; encoded by the coding sequence GTGCCGGAGATCGAGGTGGCGGCCCCGGACGCGCTGCGGGCCGCGCTGGCCGCGGGGGAGGACCGGATCACCCTCGTCGACGCGCGTTTCGTCGGCCACCGGCACGCGCTGCGCCTGGTGATCGCCGACACCCGCTTCCCGGCCGCACACGTACCCGGCGTACTCGCCGTCGAGGGCGAGGCCAGGGCCGAGGCGGCCCGGATCGCGGCCGGCCTCGACCGGCCCGCCGCCGACGCCTGCGTGCCCGACCTGATCGCCGAGCGGCTGGTCGCGGCGGGTGTCTCGCTGCGCGAGGTCCCGCTGGGCGAACTGCTCGCCGAGGTGCCGCGCGACGAGGACGCGCGTGCCCGGGCGGTGGCCGCGGTGGCCGCGGTGGACGACGAGCGCATCCGGCTCGCCTCGGCGGTCAAGGCCCGGGACGGTTTCTTCACCACGTTCGCGGTCAGCACCTGGTCGCGCTACCTGGCCCGCTGGTGTGCGCGCCGGGGCCTGACGCCCAATCAGGTCACCGTCGCCTCGCTGCTCGTCGCGCTCGCCGCGGCGGCGGGCGCGGCCACCGGCACCCGTGCCGGCTACATCGGCGCGGCCCTGGGCCTGTACTTCTCCTTCGTGCTCGACTGCACGGACGGCCAACTCGCCCGCTACGCGGTGAGTTACTCGCGGATCGGCTCGTGGCTGGACGCCACCTTCGACCGGGCCAAGGAGTACGCCGTCTACGCGGGCCTGGCGCTCGGCGCCGCCCGGCACGACGACGACGTGTGGACCCTCGCACTGGTCGCGATGGTGGTGATGACCACCCGGCACATCGTCGACTTCGCGTTCAACGAGACTCGGCGCGGCATCGGCGGCGGCGGGGACGACGATGGCGCGGACGGCGGCGCCGGCGCCAAACTGTCGGGCAAGTTGAACACGGTCGGCTGGACCGTGTGGGCCCGGCGGATGATCATCCTGCCGATCGGCGAGCGCTGGGCCCTGATCGCCCTGCTCACCGCGACCACCACGCCGCGGATCACCTTCGTCGTGCTGATCACCGGCTGCGTGCTCGCCGCCTGCTACACCTCGCTCGGCCGGGTCCTGCGCTCGCTGCCGCGCCGTACGCCGGCCGCCCCGCAGGTCGGCGAGCACCTGGCCGCGCTCGCCGACAGCGGCCCGATCGCCGAACTCGTCGCCCGGCTGCGGCCGCGCGTGCCCGCCCCCGCGGCCGCGCTCCTCGGCACCGCCGCCCTGCTCGCGGTGCTGCTCGCGGGCGGCGCGGGCGAGTGGTGGGGCCTGGCCGGCGCGGGCGTCTACGCGCTGTGTGCCGGGGCCGCGATCGGCCGCCCGCTGGTGCGCCGGCTCGACTGGGTGGTGCCGCCGATCTTCCGGGCCGCCGAATACGCCGCGATTACCATCCTGGCCGCGCAGGTGGTGCCCACCGCGGTGGCCGCGGCATTCGGTTTGGTCGCGGCCACCGCCTACCATCACTACGACACGGTGTATCGCCTGCGCGGCGGCTACGGGGCACCGCCCCGGGCGCTGGTGTGGGCGGTGCTCGGTCACGAGGGACGTGTGCTCCTGGTGACCGTGCTGGCCGCGGCGGGCTCGAACACCCTGCGCACCGGTCTGATCGTCACGGCCGGCGTACTGGCGGCGATCGTGCTCGCCGAGAGTGTCGCCTTCTGGGTGCGCGGCGCGCGCCCGGACATCGACGACGCCACCCCGGTGGGCCCCGCCCCCTCGGCCTCCGCCCCGTCGTACCGCCCCCTGGAGGCCGTCGTCGCGGCGGCCCCCGATCGAACTGGAGACCTTTCATGA
- a CDS encoding CDP-alcohol phosphatidyltransferase family protein produces the protein MSTPTAAELRSVVHPEGLLDRRSGEHWAGRIYMRQISLQVTRRIVGTRVTPNGLTYLMILAGIAAGAALILPGIAGPLAALILVQLYLLLDCVDGEVARWRRQTSVTGVYLDRVGHYLSEAALLSGAGLHAAGVLDGGGFNGYATLGVVAALGAILIKSETDLVDGARAKSGLPPVQDAAAVPRSSGAASARKIVASLKFHRLVGAVEASILLLLAGVLDLVADDGGLLYSRIAVTALAAIALLQTVLHLVSVLMSSRLR, from the coding sequence ATGTCCACACCTACGGCGGCTGAGCTTCGCTCGGTCGTACACCCCGAGGGTCTGCTCGACCGGCGCAGTGGCGAACACTGGGCCGGGCGCATCTACATGCGTCAGATCTCCCTCCAGGTCACCCGACGCATCGTCGGGACCCGGGTGACGCCCAACGGGCTCACGTACCTGATGATCCTCGCGGGCATCGCCGCCGGCGCCGCGCTGATCCTGCCCGGGATCGCCGGACCGCTCGCCGCGCTGATCCTGGTGCAGCTCTACCTGCTGCTCGACTGCGTCGACGGCGAGGTGGCCCGCTGGCGCCGGCAGACCTCGGTCACCGGGGTCTACCTCGACCGGGTCGGCCACTACCTGTCCGAGGCCGCGCTGCTCTCCGGCGCCGGCCTGCACGCGGCGGGCGTCCTGGACGGCGGCGGCTTCAACGGCTATGCCACGCTCGGCGTGGTCGCCGCCCTCGGCGCGATCCTGATCAAGTCCGAGACCGACCTGGTCGACGGCGCCCGCGCGAAGAGCGGCCTGCCGCCCGTGCAGGACGCCGCCGCCGTGCCGCGCTCCTCGGGCGCGGCGAGCGCGCGCAAGATCGTCGCCTCGCTCAAGTTCCACCGCCTGGTCGGTGCCGTCGAGGCGTCGATCCTCCTGCTCCTGGCCGGCGTGCTCGACCTGGTGGCCGACGACGGCGGCCTGCTCTACAGCCGGATCGCGGTCACCGCGCTGGCCGCCATCGCCCTCCTGCAGACCGTGCTGCACCTGGTCAGCGTGCTCATGTCGAGCAGGCTCCGGTGA
- a CDS encoding GntR family transcriptional regulator — protein MGSDTEGGRDAGRLGERLSLREQVARAIRAALVTGRMRPGVVYSAPALAGRFGVSATPVREALLDLAKDGLVEPVRNKGFRVRAMSAADLADVHHLRELLEIPTVAGLARDGCADELPRLRALVDDLADALERADVADRVDAEDRFHAHLLGLAKNARLVKVVAELRAQARLYGPLPAPDEAEHGSIAVELHRLLDLIEARDVAGAEELTRRRLARSRPPALADAPAAPTSPERP, from the coding sequence ATGGGAAGCGACACCGAGGGCGGCCGGGACGCGGGCCGACTGGGCGAGCGGCTGAGCCTGCGCGAACAGGTCGCACGGGCGATTCGGGCCGCGCTGGTGACCGGCCGGATGCGGCCGGGGGTGGTCTACTCGGCGCCCGCCCTGGCCGGCCGGTTCGGGGTGTCCGCCACACCGGTGCGCGAGGCACTGCTCGACCTGGCCAAGGACGGCCTGGTCGAACCGGTCCGCAACAAGGGCTTCCGGGTGCGCGCGATGTCCGCGGCGGACCTGGCCGACGTGCACCACCTGCGCGAACTCCTGGAGATACCGACCGTCGCCGGGCTCGCCCGGGACGGCTGCGCGGACGAACTGCCGCGCCTGCGCGCTCTGGTCGACGACCTCGCCGACGCGCTGGAGCGCGCCGACGTGGCGGACCGCGTGGACGCCGAGGACCGCTTCCACGCGCACCTGCTCGGCCTGGCCAAGAACGCGCGCCTGGTCAAGGTGGTCGCCGAACTGCGGGCCCAGGCCCGGCTGTACGGCCCGCTCCCGGCGCCGGACGAGGCCGAACACGGCTCGATCGCGGTCGAGTTGCACCGACTGCTCGACCTGATCGAGGCCCGCGACGTGGCGGGCGCCGAGGAACTGACCCGGCGCCGGCTGGCCCGATCGCGCCCGCCCGCCCTCGCGGACGCACCCGCTGCCCCGACATCCCCCGAACGGCCGTAA
- a CDS encoding phosphatase PAP2 family protein codes for MSLQVLAESTDDNLDIEVLRDVNGLTEHTSWAHGGMEFMGEYGMFAVLAVLGLLAWWRVRSRPDHVAAVAGLVWAPLAALVAELANAPLRDWVDRPRPFLSHDGLHVLVQGKTDPSFASDHALTTMALAVGILLVDRRIGALAVLAAVFTGFARLYVGVHYPTDVLAGFALGALVALVGSMFVGRLLEPVVRMVERGPLRPLVTAEPRPAG; via the coding sequence GTGTCCTTGCAGGTCCTGGCGGAGAGTACCGACGACAACCTCGACATCGAGGTCCTGCGGGACGTCAACGGACTCACCGAACACACCTCCTGGGCGCACGGCGGCATGGAGTTCATGGGCGAGTACGGCATGTTCGCCGTACTCGCCGTGCTCGGCCTGCTCGCGTGGTGGCGGGTACGCTCCCGGCCGGACCACGTCGCGGCCGTGGCCGGCCTCGTATGGGCCCCGCTCGCGGCCCTGGTGGCGGAGTTGGCGAACGCGCCGCTGCGCGACTGGGTGGACCGGCCGCGCCCCTTCCTGAGCCACGACGGGCTGCACGTGCTCGTGCAGGGCAAGACCGACCCGTCCTTCGCCTCCGACCACGCGCTGACCACGATGGCGCTCGCGGTCGGGATCCTGCTGGTGGACCGCCGGATCGGCGCCCTCGCGGTGCTCGCCGCGGTGTTCACCGGCTTCGCCCGGCTCTACGTGGGGGTGCACTACCCGACCGACGTGCTCGCCGGATTCGCGCTCGGCGCGCTGGTCGCGCTGGTCGGCTCGATGTTCGTGGGCCGCCTCCTGGAGCCGGTGGTGCGGATGGTCGAACGCGGACCGCTGCGGCCACTGGTCACGGCCGAGCCGCGCCCGGCGGGATGA
- a CDS encoding ABC transporter ATP-binding protein, whose protein sequence is MSLAEAGAKAEVEVPEQGVPQQPQQVGEEVPPTVVVDDVHLVYRVHGASSGKGSATSALSRLALRKKATGVTEVHAVRGVSFVAYKGQAIGLIGRNGSGKSTLLRCIAGLLPPTTGKIYSDGQPSLLGVNAAMMNDLTGERNIILGCLAMGMTQREAEANYEQIATFSGLNNYNGKDFTKLPMRTYSSGMAARLRFSIAAARSHDVLMIDEALATGDREFQLKSEARIRELRKEAGTVFLVSHSMKSIRDTCDRAIWLDQGVIKMDGPMEEVVNAYEGK, encoded by the coding sequence ATGAGTCTGGCCGAAGCCGGCGCGAAGGCCGAGGTCGAGGTGCCCGAACAAGGCGTTCCGCAACAACCGCAGCAGGTCGGCGAGGAAGTGCCGCCGACCGTCGTCGTCGACGACGTGCACCTGGTCTACCGGGTCCACGGCGCCTCCTCCGGCAAGGGCAGCGCCACCTCCGCACTGTCGCGGCTGGCGCTGCGCAAGAAGGCCACCGGCGTCACCGAGGTGCACGCCGTGCGCGGCGTCAGCTTCGTCGCCTACAAGGGTCAGGCGATCGGCCTGATCGGGCGCAACGGCTCGGGCAAGAGCACGCTGCTGCGCTGCATCGCCGGCCTGCTGCCGCCGACCACCGGCAAGATCTACAGCGACGGCCAGCCGTCGCTGCTCGGGGTCAACGCGGCGATGATGAACGACCTCACCGGAGAGCGGAACATCATCCTGGGCTGCCTGGCGATGGGCATGACCCAGCGCGAGGCCGAGGCCAACTACGAGCAGATCGCCACCTTCTCCGGCCTGAACAACTACAACGGCAAGGACTTCACCAAGCTGCCGATGCGGACCTACTCGTCCGGCATGGCGGCGCGGCTGCGGTTCTCCATCGCGGCGGCGCGCTCGCACGACGTGCTGATGATCGACGAGGCGCTGGCCACCGGCGACCGGGAGTTCCAGCTCAAGAGCGAGGCCCGGATCCGCGAACTGCGCAAGGAGGCCGGCACGGTCTTCTTGGTCAGCCACAGCATGAAGTCGATCCGCGACACCTGTGACCGGGCGATCTGGCTCGACCAGGGCGTGATCAAGATGGACGGGCCGATGGAGGAAGTCGTCAACGCCTACGAGGGCAAGTAG
- a CDS encoding ABC transporter permease, producing the protein MANSVQADTLSPQGTSAPPGSTEPLADLAARYKLTVSGARPGLLSYTKQLWARRHFIVAFANAKTRATYSTAKLGQVWQVLTPLMNAAVYYLIFGYLVKTKGGIDNYVAFLVTGVFVFTFTQSAVLAGSRAISDQLNLIRALHFPRACLPISFTIVQLQQLLFSMVVLCAIVLGTGEPLSLKWLLIVPALVLQFVFNVGLSLVLARIGAVMVDIKQLLPFILRTWLYISGVFYSLDNYTKTAPTWVARVLEANPGAVYIELVRDALIDSHSTVPAHTWAYAIGWALLMGLGGYMYFWKAEERYGRG; encoded by the coding sequence GTGGCCAACAGCGTGCAGGCCGACACCCTGAGCCCACAGGGGACGTCGGCACCCCCCGGTTCCACCGAACCATTGGCGGACCTCGCCGCCCGCTACAAGCTGACGGTCAGTGGAGCCCGCCCCGGGCTGCTTTCGTACACCAAGCAGCTCTGGGCCCGGCGCCACTTCATCGTGGCCTTCGCCAACGCCAAGACCCGGGCCACCTACAGCACCGCCAAACTCGGCCAGGTCTGGCAGGTGCTCACGCCGCTGATGAACGCGGCCGTGTACTACCTGATCTTCGGCTACCTCGTGAAGACCAAGGGCGGCATCGACAACTATGTCGCCTTCCTGGTCACCGGCGTCTTCGTGTTCACCTTCACCCAGAGCGCGGTGCTCGCGGGCAGCCGGGCGATCAGCGACCAGTTGAACCTGATCCGGGCACTGCACTTCCCCCGGGCGTGCCTGCCGATCTCGTTCACCATCGTCCAGCTCCAGCAGTTGCTCTTCTCGATGGTCGTGCTGTGCGCGATCGTGCTCGGCACCGGTGAGCCGCTCAGCCTCAAATGGCTGCTGATCGTGCCCGCGCTGGTCCTCCAGTTCGTCTTCAACGTCGGCCTGAGCCTGGTCCTGGCCCGCATCGGCGCCGTGATGGTCGACATCAAGCAGCTGTTGCCGTTCATCCTGCGCACCTGGCTGTACATCAGCGGCGTCTTCTACAGCCTGGACAACTACACCAAGACGGCGCCGACCTGGGTGGCCCGCGTCCTGGAGGCGAACCCCGGGGCGGTGTACATCGAGCTGGTGCGCGACGCGCTCATCGACAGCCACTCCACGGTGCCCGCGCACACGTGGGCCTACGCGATCGGCTGGGCGCTGCTGATGGGCCTCGGCGGTTACATGTACTTCTGGAAGGCGGAAGAGAGGTACGGCCGTGGCTGA
- a CDS encoding iron-containing alcohol dehydrogenase family protein yields the protein MPVLTRLVPTPLTVDIRAGAVTDLAGILADRRVSTSGRIAVVVSEGSGAGLRERFAPQLPGAEWYSVGGGTLTAAVDLADRMRGGAYDAVVGLGGGRVLDATKYAAARVGLPMVAVATNLAHDGIASPVSILDNDAGRGSYGVPTPIALVVDLDLVRAAPQRFVRSGIGESLSNLCAVADWELSHRVTGEPLDGLAVALARTSGDSMLHRPGGIEDDDFLVALTEGLVLSGIAMSVAGTTRPCSGACHEISHAIDLLYGERDGHDGLHGEQVGLGAAFATHLRGDEALTRLLTSTLARHKLPVVPEHLGLTIDEFTAVVTHAPQTRPGRFTILEHLDLDHDAIRDSVTEYVHTYGG from the coding sequence GTGCCGGTACTGACCCGACTGGTCCCCACACCGCTCACCGTCGACATCCGCGCGGGCGCGGTCACCGACCTGGCCGGCATCCTGGCCGACCGTCGGGTCTCCACCTCGGGCCGGATAGCGGTCGTGGTCAGCGAGGGCTCCGGCGCCGGGCTGCGCGAGCGGTTCGCCCCGCAACTGCCGGGCGCCGAGTGGTATTCGGTGGGCGGCGGCACGCTGACCGCGGCGGTCGACCTGGCCGACCGCATGCGCGGAGGGGCCTACGACGCGGTGGTCGGCCTCGGCGGCGGCCGGGTCCTGGACGCCACCAAGTACGCCGCCGCGCGCGTGGGCCTGCCCATGGTCGCGGTCGCCACCAACCTCGCCCACGACGGCATCGCCTCGCCGGTGAGCATCCTCGACAACGACGCGGGCCGCGGCTCCTACGGCGTGCCCACGCCGATCGCGCTGGTGGTCGACCTGGACCTGGTCCGGGCCGCGCCGCAGCGCTTCGTGCGCTCCGGGATCGGCGAGTCGTTGTCGAACCTGTGCGCGGTGGCCGACTGGGAGTTGTCCCACCGGGTGACCGGCGAGCCGCTGGACGGCCTCGCGGTCGCGCTGGCCCGCACCTCCGGCGACTCGATGCTGCACCGCCCGGGCGGCATCGAGGACGACGACTTCCTCGTCGCGCTGACCGAGGGCCTGGTGCTCTCCGGCATAGCGATGTCGGTGGCCGGTACCACCCGCCCGTGCAGCGGGGCCTGCCACGAGATCTCGCACGCCATCGACCTGCTCTACGGCGAGCGCGACGGCCACGACGGGCTGCACGGCGAACAGGTCGGCCTGGGCGCCGCGTTCGCCACCCACCTGCGCGGCGACGAGGCGCTGACCAGGCTCTTGACGAGCACCCTCGCCCGGCACAAGCTGCCGGTCGTGCCGGAGCATCTCGGCCTGACCATCGACGAGTTCACAGCGGTGGTGACCCACGCGCCGCAGACCCGCCCGGGACGTTTCACCATCCTCGAACATCTCGACCTCGACCACGACGCCATCCGGGATTCGGTGACCGAATATGTCCACACCTACGGCGGCTGA